The Trichoplusia ni isolate ovarian cell line Hi5 chromosome 28 unlocalized genomic scaffold, tn1 tig00004171_group27, whole genome shotgun sequence genome has a window encoding:
- the LOC113506872 gene encoding uncharacterized protein LOC113506872: MPGVNCNGCGRFMVPAEGSRFGQNALEQQRAITTQSSVEGIVEELRRELNDRDRDLLGNDIEITNIPEGPADNPVHITKVIGLKLGIELGERDIVSAERVGGRQLNATSSAGPVVARPRAIVVRLARRDLRDELLASARVRRGATTADLDMSGPPQRFFLNERLTKTNRRLFRMARDAVSVSNWRFVWTKRGRILARKGPRDSTHRIRTDENIDRIFGPVNQTA, translated from the exons ATGCCCGGAGTAAATTGCAACGGCTGTGGTCGCTTCATGGTGCCGGCAGAGGGATCTAGGTTtg GCCAGAATGCACTTGAGCAGCAGCGGGCGATTACTACACAATCATCGGTGGAGGGGATCGTGGAAGAGTTAAGGAGGGAACTGAACGACCGGGATCGGGACCTTCTGGGGAATGATATTGAGATCACTAATATCCCTGAAGGTCCAGCTGATAACCCGGTTCACATTACCAAGGTCATAGGCCTCAAGTTGGGAATTGAGCTGGGCGAGCGGGACATCGTCAGTGCGGAGCGAGTGGGAGGTAGGCAGCTCAACGCCACAAGCTCTGCCGGTCCGGTAGTGGCGCGGCCGCGCGCCATTGTTGTGCGCCTGGCGCGACGCGACCTGCGCGACGAACTGCTGGCGAGCGCGCGCGTTCGCCGTGGCGCGACGACCGCTGACCTCGACATGTCTGGCCCGCCGCAGCGCTTCTTCCTTAACGAACGCCTCACAAAGACCAATCGTCGGTTGTTTCGGATGGCGCGAGATGCCGTTAGCGTCTCCAATTGGAGATTTGTTTGGACCAAGCGAGGCCGCATACTGGCTAGGAAGGGCCCACGCGACTCCACGCATAGAATCCGCACTGACGAGAACATCGATAGGATTTTTGGACCTGTCAATCAAACagcttaa